In Piliocolobus tephrosceles isolate RC106 chromosome 12, ASM277652v3, whole genome shotgun sequence, one DNA window encodes the following:
- the FHL1 gene encoding four and a half LIM domains protein 1 isoform X2 — protein MAEKFDCHYCRDPLQGKKYVQKDGHHCCLKCFDKFCANTCVECRKPIGADSKEVHYKNRFWHDTCFRCAKCLHPLANETFVAKDNKILCNKCTTREDSPKCKGCFKAIVAGDQNVEYKGTVWHKDCFTCSNCKQVIGTGSFFPKGEDFYCVTCHETKFAKHCVKCNKAITSGGITYQDQPWHADCFVCVTCSKKLAGQRFTAVEDQYYCVDCYKNFVAKKCAGCKNPITGFGKGSSVVAYEGQSWHDYCFHCKKCSVNLANKRFVFHQEQVYCPDCAKKL, from the exons ATGGCGGAGAAGTTTGACTGCCACTACTGCAGGGACCCCTTGCAGGGGAAGAAGTATGTGCAAAAGGATGGCCACCACTGCTGCCTGAAATGCTTTGACAAGTTCTGTGCCAACACCTGTGTGGAATGCCGCAAGCCCATCGGTGCGGACTCCAAG GAGGTGCACTATAAGAACCGCTTCTGGCACGACACCTGCTTCCGCTGTGCCAAGTGCCTTCACCCCTTGGCCAATGAGACCTTTGTGGCCAAGGACAACAAGATCCTGTGCAACAAGTGCACCACTCGGGAGGACTCCCCCAAGTGCAAGGGGTGCTTCAAGGCCATTGTGGCAG GAGATCAAAACGTGGAGTACAAGGGGACCGTCTGGCACAAGGACTGCTTCACCTGTAGTAACTGCAAGCAAGTCATCGGGACTGGAAGCTTCTTCCCTAAAGGGGAGGACTTCTACTGCGTGACTTGCCATGAGACCAAGTTTGCCAAGCATTGCGTGAAGTGCAACAAG GCCATCACATCTGGAGGAATCACTTACCAGGATCAGCCCTGGCATGCCGATTGCTTTGTGTGTGTTACCTGCTCTAAGAAGCTGGCTGGGCAGCGTTTCACCGCTGTGGAGGACCAGTATTACTGCGTGGATTGCTACAAGAACTTTGTGGCCAAGAAGTGTGCTGGATGCAAGAACCCCATCACTG ggtTTGGTAAAGGCTCCAGTGTGGTGGCCTATGAAGGACAATCCTGGCACGACTACTGCTTCCACTGCAAAAAATGCTCCGTGAATCTGGCCAACAAGCGCTTTGTTTTCCACCAGGAGCAAGTGTATTGCCCCGACTGTGCCAAAAAGCTGTAA
- the FHL1 gene encoding four and a half LIM domains protein 1 isoform X1, giving the protein MASHRHSGPSSYKVGTMAEKFDCHYCRDPLQGKKYVQKDGHHCCLKCFDKFCANTCVECRKPIGADSKEVHYKNRFWHDTCFRCAKCLHPLANETFVAKDNKILCNKCTTREDSPKCKGCFKAIVAGDQNVEYKGTVWHKDCFTCSNCKQVIGTGSFFPKGEDFYCVTCHETKFAKHCVKCNKAITSGGITYQDQPWHADCFVCVTCSKKLAGQRFTAVEDQYYCVDCYKNFVAKKCAGCKNPITGFGKGSSVVAYEGQSWHDYCFHCKKCSVNLANKRFVFHQEQVYCPDCAKKL; this is encoded by the exons GTCCCTCCAGCTATAAGGTGGGCACCATGGCGGAGAAGTTTGACTGCCACTACTGCAGGGACCCCTTGCAGGGGAAGAAGTATGTGCAAAAGGATGGCCACCACTGCTGCCTGAAATGCTTTGACAAGTTCTGTGCCAACACCTGTGTGGAATGCCGCAAGCCCATCGGTGCGGACTCCAAG GAGGTGCACTATAAGAACCGCTTCTGGCACGACACCTGCTTCCGCTGTGCCAAGTGCCTTCACCCCTTGGCCAATGAGACCTTTGTGGCCAAGGACAACAAGATCCTGTGCAACAAGTGCACCACTCGGGAGGACTCCCCCAAGTGCAAGGGGTGCTTCAAGGCCATTGTGGCAG GAGATCAAAACGTGGAGTACAAGGGGACCGTCTGGCACAAGGACTGCTTCACCTGTAGTAACTGCAAGCAAGTCATCGGGACTGGAAGCTTCTTCCCTAAAGGGGAGGACTTCTACTGCGTGACTTGCCATGAGACCAAGTTTGCCAAGCATTGCGTGAAGTGCAACAAG GCCATCACATCTGGAGGAATCACTTACCAGGATCAGCCCTGGCATGCCGATTGCTTTGTGTGTGTTACCTGCTCTAAGAAGCTGGCTGGGCAGCGTTTCACCGCTGTGGAGGACCAGTATTACTGCGTGGATTGCTACAAGAACTTTGTGGCCAAGAAGTGTGCTGGATGCAAGAACCCCATCACTG ggtTTGGTAAAGGCTCCAGTGTGGTGGCCTATGAAGGACAATCCTGGCACGACTACTGCTTCCACTGCAAAAAATGCTCCGTGAATCTGGCCAACAAGCGCTTTGTTTTCCACCAGGAGCAAGTGTATTGCCCCGACTGTGCCAAAAAGCTGTAA
- the FHL1 gene encoding four and a half LIM domains protein 1 isoform X3 produces MASHRHSGPSSYKVGTMAEKFDCHYCRDPLQGKKYVQKDGHHCCLKCFDKFCANTCVECRKPIGADSKEVHYKNRFWHDTCFRCAKCLHPLANETFVAKDNKILCNKCTTREDSPKCKGCFKAIVAGDQNVEYKGTVWHKDCFTCSNCKQVIGTGSFFPKGEDFYCVTCHETKFAKHCVKCNKAITSGGITYQDQPWHADCFVCVTCSKKLAGQRFTAVEDQYYCVDCYKNFVAKKCAGCKNPITGKRTVSRVSHPVSKARKPPVCHGKRLPLTLFPSANLRGRHPGGERTCPSWVVVLYRKNRSLAAPRGPGLVKAPVWWPMKDNPGTTTASTAKNAP; encoded by the exons GTCCCTCCAGCTATAAGGTGGGCACCATGGCGGAGAAGTTTGACTGCCACTACTGCAGGGACCCCTTGCAGGGGAAGAAGTATGTGCAAAAGGATGGCCACCACTGCTGCCTGAAATGCTTTGACAAGTTCTGTGCCAACACCTGTGTGGAATGCCGCAAGCCCATCGGTGCGGACTCCAAG GAGGTGCACTATAAGAACCGCTTCTGGCACGACACCTGCTTCCGCTGTGCCAAGTGCCTTCACCCCTTGGCCAATGAGACCTTTGTGGCCAAGGACAACAAGATCCTGTGCAACAAGTGCACCACTCGGGAGGACTCCCCCAAGTGCAAGGGGTGCTTCAAGGCCATTGTGGCAG GAGATCAAAACGTGGAGTACAAGGGGACCGTCTGGCACAAGGACTGCTTCACCTGTAGTAACTGCAAGCAAGTCATCGGGACTGGAAGCTTCTTCCCTAAAGGGGAGGACTTCTACTGCGTGACTTGCCATGAGACCAAGTTTGCCAAGCATTGCGTGAAGTGCAACAAG GCCATCACATCTGGAGGAATCACTTACCAGGATCAGCCCTGGCATGCCGATTGCTTTGTGTGTGTTACCTGCTCTAAGAAGCTGGCTGGGCAGCGTTTCACCGCTGTGGAGGACCAGTATTACTGCGTGGATTGCTACAAGAACTTTGTGGCCAAGAAGTGTGCTGGATGCAAGAACCCCATCACTG GGAAAAGGACTGTGTCAAGAGTGAGCCACCCAGTCTCTAAAGCTAGGAAGCCCCCAGTGTGCCACGGGAAACGCTTGCCTCTCACCCTGTTTCCCAGCGCCAACCTCCGGGGCAGGCATCCGGGTGGAGAGAGGACTTGTCCCTCGTGGGTGGTGGTTCTTTATAGAAAAAATCGAAGCTTAGCAGCTCCTCGAGGCCCG ggtTTGGTAAAGGCTCCAGTGTGGTGGCCTATGAAGGACAATCCTGGCACGACTACTGCTTCCACTGCAAAAAATGCTCCGTGA